The Marinobacter subterrani genome has a segment encoding these proteins:
- a CDS encoding transketolase, which yields MTTNLTHGAQPSLAQRAWNIRHKSLLMGAVQKQGYVGQALGVSDVLAVSYFHAMTFHPEDPEWEGRDRFLLSIGHYAIALYAALLEAGILPEYELETYGTDDSRLPMSGMASYTPGMEITGGSLGHGLGIGVGMALGLKRKRSASFVYNLMSDGELNEGSTWEAAMSAAHHKLDNLICLVDFNNQQADGKSTETLSSEPIDGKFEAFGWYTQRVDGNDIEALVKAFDKARHYDGAKPRAIICDTKMCKGVPFLEAREITHFVRVDEEEWDLALSVLEEGKPS from the coding sequence ATGACTACCAACTTAACCCATGGCGCCCAACCGAGCCTCGCCCAGCGGGCCTGGAATATTCGTCACAAATCCCTGCTTATGGGCGCCGTTCAGAAGCAGGGGTATGTCGGTCAGGCGCTCGGTGTCTCCGATGTGCTGGCTGTCTCCTATTTCCATGCCATGACGTTCCATCCGGAAGACCCGGAGTGGGAAGGTCGTGACCGCTTCCTGTTGTCCATCGGCCACTACGCAATTGCCCTTTACGCCGCGCTGCTGGAAGCCGGGATTCTGCCTGAGTATGAGCTTGAAACCTATGGCACCGACGACAGTCGCCTGCCCATGTCCGGCATGGCTTCCTACACACCCGGTATGGAAATCACCGGTGGTTCCCTCGGCCACGGGCTGGGTATTGGCGTGGGTATGGCCCTGGGCCTGAAGCGCAAGCGGTCTGCCTCGTTTGTTTACAACCTGATGTCCGATGGTGAACTGAACGAAGGCTCAACCTGGGAAGCGGCCATGTCTGCCGCCCACCATAAGCTGGACAATCTGATCTGCCTGGTGGATTTCAACAACCAGCAGGCCGATGGCAAATCCACCGAAACACTGAGCTCCGAACCCATTGATGGCAAGTTCGAGGCTTTTGGCTGGTACACCCAGCGGGTCGACGGCAACGACATCGAAGCGCTCGTCAAAGCGTTCGACAAGGCCCGCCATTACGACGGCGCCAAACCACGGGCCATTATCTGCGATACCAAAATGTGCAAGGGCGTTCCGTTCCTGGAGGCGCGTGAAATTACCCACTTCGTTCGCGTTGACGAGGAAGAGTGGGATCTGGCCCTGAGTGTGCTTGAGGAGGGAAAACCGTCATGA